The following proteins come from a genomic window of Labeo rohita strain BAU-BD-2019 chromosome 25, IGBB_LRoh.1.0, whole genome shotgun sequence:
- the lrrn3a gene encoding leucine-rich repeat neuronal protein 3: MKDLLFAVCLLAGLVLTNSVQASEWRVACLKLCKCEVRPWFSPSSMYNEAPTVDCNDLGLLSLPERLPSDTQVILSQANNIAKIDSPLDYLVNLTEVDLSRNNISSLSDVYLGHLPQLLSLHLEENWLSSLQDNCLARFPNLQELYVNHNLLSLITAEAFQGLNKLLRLHLNSNQLRAIRTEWFQDLSQLEILMIGENPIARIQDMNFKPLINLRSLVLTRMNLTEIPDSALVGLDKLESVSFYDNMFPKVPQAALRQVRNLKFLDLNKNPIERIQRGDFVDMIHLKELGINSMPELVSIDSFAVHNLPELTKIEATNNPRLSYIHPNAFSKLPRLESLMLNSNALRALHHVTVESLPNLQEVSMHSNPIYCDCVIRWINMNKTKVRFMEPDALLCAGPSEFEGRLVRHVHFREMADICLPLISPESLPEQVNVSVGHSVSLHCRAFADPEPEIYWVTPSGEKISPQTVSKKYHLHPEGTFDIYGITENEAGQYTCVAHNLIGTDMRSVSVVVNGYYPLPRNESLHIQVKGAEPHSVRISWVPPKGSLVSNIKWSTTLERHSLQFSAHVLSDVKTFNLTHLQPLTQYKVCVEITDLQSRRLKNCMNVSTAEVLGGKTDDGIDDGLIISITALLLIVSAVACSFICMLRRSDNLYRKLRNQPYDILPSHIKPFRGSRAKGNDSETDSKNSI; this comes from the coding sequence ATGAAAGATTTGCTGTTTGCAGTTTGTTTGCTGGCAGGACTCGTGCTGACTAACTCAGTTCAGGCCTCCGAGTGGAGGGTTGCGTGCCTCAAGCTGTGCAAATGTGAAGTCCGACCCTGGTTCTCTCCCTCGTCCATGTATAATGAGGCTCCAACTGTGGACTGTAATGATCTAGGACTTCTGTCTCTGCCAGAGAGGCTGCCCTCAGACACACAAGTAATTCTATCGCAAGCCAACAACATCGCAAAGATTGACAGTCCTTTGGACTATCTGGTAAACCTAACAGAGGTAGACCTTTCTCGAAACAACATTTCCTCGTTGAGCGATGTCTATCTGGGTCACCTTCCACAACTTCTATCTTTGCACTTAGAGGAGAACTGGCTAAGCAGCCTTCAGGATAACTGCCTTGCACGGTTCCCAAACTTACAGGAGCTCTACGTTAACCATAACCTTCTCTCCCTGATCACCGCGGAGGCTTTCCAAGGGCTTAACAAACTCTTGAGGCTCCATCTTAATTCGAACCAGCTGAGGGCCATAAGAACAGAGTGGTTCCAGGATCTTTCCCAGCTGGAAATCTTGATGATAGGAGAGAATCCAATTGCCAGAATACAAGACATGAATTTCAAACCCCTTATCAATCTCCGCAGTCTTGTGCTAACCAGAATGAACCTCACTGAAATCCCTGACAGTGCACTGGTTGGACTCGATAAGCTGGAAAGCGTGTCATTCTATGATAATATGTTCCCAAAAGTACCTCAAGCTGCTCTCAGACAAGTGCGGAACCTCAAGTTTCTGGACCTTAACAAGAATCCCATTGAGAGGATCCAAAGAGGTGACTTTGTGGACATGATCCACTTGAAAGAACTTGGCATTAACAGCATGCCGGAGTTAGTTTCCATCGACAGCTTTGCTGTGCACAACCTACCAGAGCTGACCAAAATCGAAGCGACGAACAACCCCCGACTTTCCTATATCCATCCGAATGCGTTCTCCAAACTCCCGAGGCTAGAGTCCTTGATGCTGAACAGCAATGCCCTCCGGGCCCTTCATCACGTTACGGTGGAATCCTTGCCTAACCTTCAGGAGGTGAGCATGCACTCCAACCCCATTTACTGCGACTGTGTCATCCGCTGGATCAATATGAACAAGACCAAAGTCCGCTTCATGGAACCAGATGCCCTCTTATGCGCCGGACCCTCAGAGTTTGAAGGTCGTCTTGTCAGGCACGTGCACTTCCGAGAAATGGCGGATATCTGCCTGCCCCTAATATCTCCGGAGAGCCTTCCAGAGCAGGTCAACGTGAGCGTCGGGCATTCGGTGTCTCTACACTGCAGGGCGTTTGCCGATCCTGAGCCTGAGATCTACTGGGTCACACCTTCCGGAGAGAAGATCTCGCCTCAGACAGTTTCCAAAAAGTATCACCTGCATCCCGAGGGAACATTTGACATTTATGGCATCACCGAGAACGAGGCTGGGCAGTACACCTGCGTGGCCCACAATCTCATAGGCACGGACATGAGATCCGTCTCAGTCGTAGTAAACGGGTACTACCCGCTCCCGAGAAATGAATCCCTGCACATTCAAGTCAAAGGGGCCGAGCCACATTCGGTGAGGATTTCTTGGGTGCCACCCAAGGGCAGTCTTGTGTCGAATATTAAGTGGTCGACCACATTAGAGCGGCACTCCTTGCAGTTCAGCGCCCATGTGTTGTCTGATGTTAAAACGTTCAACCTTACACACTTGCAGCCACTGACCCAGTACAAGGTGTGTGTGGAAATTACGGACTTGCAAAGTAGGCGTTTGAAAAACTGCATGAATGTCAGCACAGCTGAAGTTTTAGGGGGAAAAACCGATGATGGTATCGATGACGGATTGATAATAAGCATCACCGCGCTGCTCTTGATTGTGTCCGCAGTAGCCTGTTCGTTCATTTGCATGTTGCGGAGGAGTGATAACCTTTACAGGAAATTACGAAATCAGCCGTATGATATATTACCCTCACACATTAAACCATTCCGGGGGTCAAGGGCTAAAGGCAATGATTCAGAAACAGACTCCAAAAACTCCATTTGA